From the Amycolatopsis thermoflava N1165 genome, one window contains:
- the nuoF gene encoding NADH-quinone oxidoreductase subunit NuoF has protein sequence MADPITPVLTKRWLSPNSWRLSTYEQLEGYTALRKALSGTPEQLVQLVKDSGLRGRGGAGFPAGVKWSFMPPNEDKPHYLVINADEGEPGTCKDIPLMMADPHSLIEGCIIAAYAMRSHHCFIYVRGEALHPYRRLNAAVREAYRAGYLGKDILGSGFDLDITVHAGAGAYICGEETALLDSLEGRRGQPRLKPPFPAAAGLYAAPTTVNNVETIASVPFIVNGGADWFRKMGREKSPGPKIYSISGHVEKPGQYEAPLGTTLRELLELCGGMKDGIPLKFWTPGGSSTPMFTAEHLDIPLDFEGAAEAGSMLGTTAVQVFNETVSVPWAVMKWTQFYEHESCGKCTPCREGTYWLAQILERMVDGRGTAEDIDTLLDVCDNILGRSFCALGDGAVSPITSGIKYFRDEFLALCESNKRELVGAQA, from the coding sequence ATGGCTGATCCCATCACCCCGGTGCTCACCAAACGCTGGCTGTCCCCCAACTCCTGGCGGCTGTCCACCTACGAACAGCTGGAGGGTTACACCGCGCTGCGCAAGGCGCTGAGCGGCACGCCCGAGCAACTCGTGCAGCTGGTCAAGGACTCCGGTCTGCGTGGCCGCGGCGGCGCGGGGTTCCCGGCCGGCGTGAAGTGGTCGTTCATGCCGCCCAACGAGGACAAGCCGCACTACCTGGTCATCAACGCCGACGAGGGCGAACCGGGGACCTGCAAGGACATCCCGCTGATGATGGCCGACCCGCACTCGCTCATCGAGGGCTGCATCATCGCCGCCTACGCGATGCGGTCACACCACTGCTTCATCTACGTACGGGGCGAGGCGCTGCACCCGTACCGTCGGCTCAACGCGGCGGTGCGCGAGGCCTACCGCGCCGGGTACCTCGGCAAGGACATCCTGGGCTCCGGGTTCGACCTGGACATCACCGTGCACGCCGGGGCGGGCGCCTACATCTGCGGTGAGGAAACCGCGCTGCTCGACTCGCTCGAAGGCCGCCGCGGCCAGCCGCGGCTCAAGCCGCCGTTCCCCGCGGCCGCCGGCCTCTACGCGGCGCCGACCACCGTGAACAACGTGGAGACCATCGCTAGCGTTCCGTTCATCGTGAACGGCGGCGCGGACTGGTTCCGCAAGATGGGCCGGGAGAAGTCGCCCGGCCCGAAGATCTACTCGATCTCCGGGCACGTCGAGAAGCCCGGCCAGTACGAGGCGCCGCTCGGCACGACCCTGCGGGAGCTGCTGGAACTGTGTGGTGGCATGAAGGACGGCATCCCGCTCAAGTTCTGGACGCCGGGCGGGTCGTCCACGCCGATGTTCACCGCCGAGCACCTGGACATCCCGCTCGACTTCGAGGGCGCCGCGGAGGCCGGGTCGATGCTCGGCACCACCGCGGTCCAGGTGTTCAACGAAACCGTGTCGGTGCCGTGGGCCGTGATGAAGTGGACCCAGTTCTACGAGCACGAGTCGTGCGGCAAGTGCACGCCGTGCCGGGAGGGCACGTACTGGCTGGCGCAGATCCTGGAGCGGATGGTCGACGGGCGGGGCACCGCCGAGGACATCGACACGCTGCTGGACGTCTGCGACAACATCCTCGGCCGGTCGTTCTGCGCGCTGGGTGACGGCGCGGTCAGCCCGATCACCAGCGGGATCAAGTACTTCCGCGACGAATTCCTCGCCCTGTGCGAGAGCAACAAGCGCGAGTTGGTGGGAGCACAGGCATGA
- a CDS encoding NADH-quinone oxidoreductase subunit G, translated as MTIAPEEPKTETPVPEGHVKLTIDGEEVIAPKGELLIRTAERLGTVIPRFCDHPLLDPAGACRQCLVEVEMGGRPMPKPQASCTMTVADGMVVKTQLTSPVADKAQQGVMELLLINHPLDCPVCDKGGECPLQNQAMAHGRADSRFRDTKRTFPKPLPISTQVLLDRERCVLCQRCTRFSAQIAGDPFIDLLERGAHQQIGTAETADVFDLASRTSSGAPFQSYFSGNTIQICPVGALTSAQYRFRSRPFDLVSAPSVCEHCSSGCAERTDYRRGKVMRKLAANDPEVNEEWICDKGRFAFRYATAADRIRRPLVRDASGELREAPWTEALRVAAEGLAKARDSRGAAVLAGGRLTLEDAYAYAKFARVALRTNDVDFRARAHSPEELDFLAAEVAGTTPEYGVTFGAIENAPTVLCVAFEPEEEAPIVFLRLRKAARKKRTRVVHLGQWTTPSVRKTFGELLACVPGSEAAALDGIPEHAPDVESALGADGAVVLVGERAAEVPGLFAAVRRLVARTGAKVAWIPRRAGERGALEAGAAPTLLPGGRPVTDEAARAEVEAAWGVPVPAEPGRDTNDIIGALAGGYLSGVVVGGVDLDDLPDPALARQALERAEFVVSLEMRASTVTEHADVVLPIAPVVEKSGSFVNWEGRRRAFDATLEGTGALPDCRVLDTLAVEMDADLFTQTPVAAYGDFARLGSSGASHGRFWESGPARAAAEVGPGQARLASWRQLLDEGSLQVDEPHLAGTARRVVARVSAKTAAELGDEVTVSTERGAITLPVEVADLPDDVVWLPGNSDGSRLRRTLAAGHGAVVNIEGARR; from the coding sequence ATGACGATCGCGCCGGAAGAACCCAAGACCGAGACGCCGGTCCCCGAAGGTCACGTCAAGCTGACCATCGACGGCGAAGAGGTCATCGCGCCCAAGGGCGAGCTGCTGATCCGCACGGCGGAGCGGCTCGGCACGGTGATCCCGCGGTTCTGCGACCACCCGCTGCTCGACCCGGCCGGGGCCTGCCGTCAGTGCCTCGTCGAGGTCGAGATGGGCGGGCGGCCGATGCCGAAACCGCAGGCGTCCTGCACGATGACGGTCGCCGACGGGATGGTCGTCAAGACGCAGCTGACGTCGCCGGTCGCGGACAAGGCCCAGCAGGGTGTGATGGAGCTGCTGCTCATCAACCACCCGCTGGACTGCCCGGTCTGCGACAAGGGCGGCGAGTGCCCGCTTCAGAACCAGGCGATGGCCCACGGCCGCGCCGACTCGCGGTTCCGCGACACCAAGCGCACGTTCCCGAAGCCGCTGCCGATCTCCACGCAGGTGCTGCTCGACCGCGAGCGGTGCGTGCTGTGCCAGCGGTGCACGCGGTTCTCCGCGCAGATCGCCGGCGACCCGTTCATCGACCTGCTGGAGCGCGGCGCGCACCAGCAGATCGGCACGGCGGAGACGGCGGACGTGTTCGACCTGGCCTCCCGAACGTCGTCGGGCGCGCCGTTCCAGTCGTACTTCTCCGGCAACACCATCCAGATCTGCCCGGTCGGCGCGCTGACCAGCGCGCAGTACCGGTTCCGGTCGCGGCCGTTCGACCTGGTGTCCGCGCCCAGCGTGTGCGAGCACTGCTCGTCCGGCTGCGCCGAGCGCACCGACTACCGGCGCGGCAAGGTGATGCGCAAGCTCGCCGCCAACGACCCCGAGGTCAACGAGGAGTGGATCTGCGACAAGGGCCGCTTCGCGTTCCGGTACGCCACGGCGGCCGACCGGATCCGGCGGCCGCTGGTTCGCGACGCCTCCGGCGAGCTGCGGGAAGCGCCGTGGACGGAGGCGCTGCGCGTCGCCGCGGAGGGGCTGGCCAAGGCCCGCGACAGCCGCGGCGCCGCGGTGCTCGCCGGTGGACGGCTGACGCTGGAGGACGCCTACGCCTACGCGAAGTTCGCGCGGGTCGCGTTGCGCACCAACGACGTCGACTTCCGCGCGCGGGCGCATTCGCCGGAGGAGCTGGACTTCCTCGCCGCCGAGGTGGCCGGCACGACGCCGGAGTACGGCGTCACGTTCGGCGCGATCGAGAACGCGCCGACGGTGCTGTGCGTGGCGTTCGAGCCCGAGGAGGAGGCGCCGATCGTCTTCCTCCGGCTGCGCAAGGCCGCCCGCAAGAAGCGGACCCGGGTGGTCCACTTGGGACAGTGGACGACGCCGTCGGTGCGCAAGACCTTCGGCGAGCTGCTGGCCTGCGTGCCCGGGTCGGAGGCCGCGGCGCTGGACGGGATTCCCGAGCACGCGCCGGACGTCGAGTCGGCGCTGGGCGCGGACGGCGCGGTCGTGCTGGTCGGCGAGCGGGCGGCCGAGGTGCCGGGCCTGTTCGCCGCGGTGCGGCGGCTGGTCGCGCGGACCGGCGCGAAGGTGGCCTGGATCCCGCGCCGGGCCGGCGAGCGCGGCGCGCTGGAGGCCGGTGCGGCGCCGACGCTGCTGCCCGGCGGACGGCCGGTGACCGACGAGGCCGCCCGCGCCGAGGTCGAGGCCGCGTGGGGCGTGCCGGTGCCCGCCGAGCCGGGCCGCGACACGAACGACATCATCGGCGCGCTGGCGGGCGGGTACCTGTCCGGCGTGGTGGTCGGCGGCGTCGACCTGGACGACCTGCCCGACCCGGCGCTGGCGCGGCAGGCGCTGGAGCGGGCGGAGTTCGTGGTCAGCCTGGAGATGCGGGCCAGCACGGTCACCGAGCACGCCGACGTGGTCCTGCCGATCGCGCCGGTGGTCGAGAAGTCCGGCAGCTTCGTCAACTGGGAGGGCAGGCGCCGCGCGTTCGACGCGACGCTCGAAGGCACCGGCGCGCTGCCGGACTGCCGGGTGCTGGACACGCTGGCCGTGGAGATGGACGCGGACCTGTTCACCCAGACTCCGGTCGCCGCGTACGGCGACTTCGCCCGGCTCGGCTCGTCGGGCGCGTCGCACGGCAGGTTCTGGGAGTCGGGCCCCGCGCGGGCCGCCGCCGAGGTCGGGCCGGGGCAGGCGCGGCTGGCTAGCTGGCGGCAGCTGCTCGACGAGGGCTCACTGCAGGTGGACGAGCCGCACCTGGCGGGCACCGCGCGGCGCGTGGTGGCCCGGGTGTCGGCGAAGACCGCGGCGGAGCTCGGTGACGAGGTGACCGTGTCGACCGAGCGGGGCGCGATCACGCTGCCCGTCGAGGTCGCCGACCTGCCCGACGACGTCGTGTGGCTGCCCGGCAACTCCGACGGCTCGCGGCTGCGCAGAACGCTCGCCGCCGGGCACGGGGCGGTCGTCAACATCGAGGGAGCGCGGCGATGA
- the nuoH gene encoding NADH-quinone oxidoreductase subunit NuoH, with amino-acid sequence MTPFFAQQAADQMTRAELLADDPWWLILLKTVVVLLIGPLLTIFLIVWERKAIGRMQNRPGPNRVGPGGYFQSLADAIKLPFKEQIIPDGADRKVYFLAPVLSAVPALIALAAIPFGPRVSIFGEQTVLQLVDLPVGVLVILACSSVGVYGIVLAGWSSGSPYPLLGGLRSAAQVISYEIAMGLSIVGVVLYSQSMATGAIVDAQARGWYFYLLLPSFVIYLISMVGETNRAPFDLPEAESELVGGFHTEYSSMKFAMFFLAEYVNMVIVSAFATTLFLGGWMFPFVGLDSPLNQGWLPLIWFAVKLFALLFGFIWLRGTLPRFRYDQFMKLGWKVLVPANLVWIVIISSIRAIRNNGGLTTGQILIGGAVVVVVAVAIALLVPEKKQADSDSVPVTGGGFPLPPLDLRVPEVPERGAGKRRRRAAGRTSEPAQVGAGKEGSDGTV; translated from the coding sequence ATGACACCGTTTTTCGCGCAGCAGGCCGCGGACCAGATGACGCGGGCCGAGCTGCTGGCGGACGACCCGTGGTGGCTGATCCTGCTCAAGACCGTCGTGGTGCTGCTGATCGGGCCGCTCCTGACGATCTTCCTCATCGTGTGGGAGCGCAAGGCGATCGGCCGGATGCAGAACCGGCCCGGCCCGAACCGCGTCGGCCCCGGCGGCTACTTCCAGTCGCTGGCGGACGCGATCAAGCTGCCGTTCAAGGAGCAGATCATCCCGGACGGCGCGGACCGGAAGGTGTACTTCCTGGCGCCGGTGCTGTCCGCGGTGCCCGCGTTGATCGCGCTGGCCGCGATCCCGTTCGGGCCGCGGGTGTCGATCTTCGGTGAGCAGACCGTGCTGCAGCTGGTCGACCTGCCGGTCGGCGTGCTGGTGATCCTGGCCTGCTCGTCGGTCGGGGTGTACGGGATCGTGCTGGCCGGGTGGTCGTCCGGGTCGCCGTACCCGCTGCTCGGCGGGCTGCGGTCGGCGGCGCAGGTGATCTCGTACGAGATCGCGATGGGCCTGTCGATCGTCGGCGTGGTGCTGTACTCGCAGTCGATGGCGACCGGCGCGATCGTCGACGCGCAGGCCCGCGGCTGGTACTTCTACCTGCTGCTGCCGAGTTTCGTGATCTACCTGATCTCGATGGTCGGCGAGACGAACCGCGCGCCGTTCGACCTGCCGGAGGCCGAGTCGGAGCTGGTCGGCGGGTTCCACACCGAGTACTCGTCGATGAAATTCGCGATGTTCTTCCTCGCCGAGTACGTGAACATGGTGATCGTCTCGGCGTTCGCGACGACGTTGTTCCTCGGCGGCTGGATGTTCCCGTTCGTCGGGCTGGACTCGCCGCTGAACCAGGGGTGGCTGCCGCTGATCTGGTTCGCGGTGAAGCTGTTCGCGTTGCTGTTCGGGTTCATCTGGCTGCGCGGGACGCTGCCGCGGTTCCGGTACGACCAGTTCATGAAGCTGGGCTGGAAGGTCCTGGTGCCCGCCAACCTGGTGTGGATCGTGATCATCTCGTCGATCCGCGCGATCCGGAACAACGGCGGTCTGACGACGGGCCAGATCCTGATCGGCGGGGCGGTCGTGGTGGTGGTCGCGGTGGCGATCGCGCTGCTGGTGCCGGAGAAGAAGCAGGCCGACAGCGATTCGGTGCCGGTCACCGGCGGCGGTTTCCCGTTGCCGCCGCTGGATCTGCGCGTGCCCGAGGTGCCCGAGCGGGGCGCTGGGAAGCGCAGGCGCCGGGCGGCCGGCCGTACTTCGGAGCCTGCCCAGGTGGGCGCCGGGAAGGAGGGTTCCGATGGGACTGTTTGA
- a CDS encoding NuoB/complex I 20 kDa subunit family protein produces the protein MGLEEQLPNGILLASLEKLVNWARKNSLWPATFGLACCAIEMMTVGGSRYDIARFGMERFSATPRQADLMIVAGRVTQKMAPVLRQIYDQMAEPKWVLAMGVCASSGGMFNNYAVVQGVDHIVPVDMYLPGCPPRPEMLLDAILKLHAKIQDEPLGPRRAAALAGYQTELIPSSIKYAKK, from the coding sequence ATGGGACTCGAAGAGCAGCTCCCCAACGGCATCCTGCTGGCCAGCCTGGAGAAGCTGGTCAACTGGGCGCGCAAGAACTCGCTGTGGCCGGCCACCTTCGGGCTCGCCTGCTGTGCGATCGAGATGATGACCGTCGGCGGCTCGCGCTACGACATCGCGCGCTTCGGCATGGAGCGGTTCTCCGCCACCCCGCGCCAGGCCGATCTGATGATCGTCGCCGGGCGGGTCACGCAGAAGATGGCCCCGGTCCTGCGTCAGATCTACGACCAGATGGCCGAGCCGAAGTGGGTGCTGGCCATGGGCGTCTGCGCGTCCTCCGGCGGCATGTTCAACAACTACGCCGTGGTGCAGGGCGTGGACCACATCGTGCCGGTCGACATGTACCTGCCGGGCTGCCCGCCGCGCCCCGAAATGCTCCTCGACGCGATCCTCAAGCTGCACGCCAAGATCCAGGACGAGCCGCTCGGGCCGCGCCGCGCCGCCGCGCTGGCCGGGTACCAGACCGAGCTGATCCCGTCGTCGATCAAGTACGCGAAGAAGTGA
- the nuoE gene encoding NADH-quinone oxidoreductase subunit NuoE has product MTQAKELFDADTVAKAQELMARYPQSRSALLPMLHLVQSVQGFVSQEGVTFCAQQLGLSEAEVSAVVTFYTMYKRKPCGEHLVSVCTNTLCAALGGDAIYRTLQEHLGEDGKPLGHEETAGTPGEPGSITLEHAECLAACDLAPVLQVNYEYYDKQTPDSAVELVDALRRGEKPQPTRGAPLGDFKSAELQLAGFFPEDEETYRSQVDGPSQAPETLMGARIAQERGWTAPAMADAPLPEVEKK; this is encoded by the coding sequence ATGACCCAAGCGAAAGAGCTGTTCGACGCGGACACGGTGGCCAAGGCGCAGGAGCTGATGGCCCGTTACCCGCAGTCCCGGTCGGCGCTGCTGCCGATGCTGCATCTGGTCCAGTCGGTGCAGGGGTTCGTCAGCCAGGAGGGCGTGACATTCTGCGCGCAGCAGCTGGGACTGTCCGAGGCCGAGGTCAGCGCGGTCGTCACGTTCTACACCATGTACAAGCGCAAGCCGTGCGGTGAGCATCTGGTGAGCGTGTGCACGAACACGCTGTGCGCGGCGCTGGGCGGGGACGCGATCTACCGCACCCTGCAGGAGCACCTCGGCGAGGACGGGAAACCACTGGGGCACGAGGAAACCGCGGGCACCCCGGGCGAGCCCGGGTCGATCACGCTGGAGCACGCCGAGTGCCTCGCCGCCTGCGACCTCGCGCCGGTGCTGCAGGTCAACTACGAGTACTACGACAAGCAGACGCCGGACAGCGCGGTCGAACTGGTCGACGCCCTGCGGCGCGGTGAGAAGCCGCAGCCGACGCGCGGGGCTCCGCTGGGCGACTTCAAGAGCGCCGAGCTGCAGCTGGCCGGGTTCTTCCCGGAGGACGAGGAGACGTACCGGTCGCAAGTGGACGGACCGTCCCAGGCCCCGGAGACCCTGATGGGCGCGCGGATCGCCCAGGAGCGGGGCTGGACGGCCCCGGCCATGGCGGACGCCCCGTTGCCGGAAGTGGAGAAGAAGTAA
- a CDS encoding fatty acid desaturase family protein — protein MPTTEAETGSDFARLAGRVKQAGLLNRRPGYYALRAGLVTALFAYAWALFAWIGDSWATLVVAVLLAVLFGQIALLSHDLAHRQVFRTRRPSEVAGRIAGNLGIGLSYGWWMDKHTRHHANPNHEELDPDVAPDILVWSQGQARASRGLPRFIGRHQAVLFFPLLTLEGLNLHWSSIRAVLRPGLKQRWLEAALLFTHFAVYLGAVFLVLSPVKALVFIAVHQGLWGVYLGSIFAPNHKGMPTLTGGDRPDFLRRQVLTSRNVRGGRFVDVAMGGLNYQIEHHLFPSMPTPHLRLAQPIVRRYCAEIGVPYSETGLVDSWAQALRHLHEAGEPLRG, from the coding sequence CGCGCCGGCCTGGTCACCGCCCTGTTCGCCTACGCCTGGGCGTTGTTCGCCTGGATCGGCGACTCCTGGGCGACCCTGGTCGTCGCCGTGCTGCTGGCCGTCCTGTTCGGTCAAATCGCCCTGCTGTCGCACGACCTCGCGCACCGGCAGGTGTTCCGCACGCGCCGCCCGAGCGAGGTCGCCGGCCGGATCGCGGGCAACCTCGGCATCGGCCTGAGCTACGGCTGGTGGATGGACAAGCACACGCGCCACCACGCCAACCCCAACCACGAGGAACTCGATCCGGACGTCGCGCCGGACATCCTCGTGTGGTCGCAGGGCCAGGCCAGGGCCAGCCGCGGCCTGCCCCGGTTCATCGGGCGCCACCAGGCGGTCCTGTTCTTCCCGCTGCTCACGCTGGAGGGTCTGAACCTGCACTGGTCGAGCATCCGCGCGGTGCTCAGGCCGGGGCTGAAGCAGCGGTGGCTGGAAGCCGCGCTGCTGTTCACCCACTTCGCGGTCTACCTCGGCGCGGTGTTCCTGGTGCTGTCGCCGGTCAAGGCGCTGGTGTTCATCGCCGTGCACCAGGGCCTGTGGGGCGTGTACCTGGGCTCGATCTTCGCGCCGAACCACAAGGGCATGCCGACGCTGACCGGTGGCGATCGGCCGGACTTCCTGCGGCGGCAGGTGCTGACCTCCCGCAACGTCCGCGGCGGCCGGTTCGTCGACGTCGCGATGGGCGGCCTGAACTACCAGATCGAGCACCACCTGTTCCCCAGCATGCCGACCCCGCACCTGCGGCTGGCGCAGCCGATCGTGCGGCGGTACTGCGCCGAGATCGGGGTGCCGTACTCGGAGACCGGTCTGGTCGACTCCTGGGCGCAGGCGCTGCGGCACCTCCACGAGGCCGGCGAGCCGCTCCGCGGATGA
- a CDS encoding NADH-quinone oxidoreductase subunit D, with translation MTTDRLADVSTGTDTSDTGRDSVDYAESRDTTEGRIYHVSGGDWDDVLEDAQHDERIVINMGPQHPSTHGVLRLVLELEGETVTQLRSVIGYLHTGIEKNCEYRTWTQGVTFVTRMDYLSPLFNELGYCLGVEKLLGIRAPRRAELIRVMLCEINRIGSHLVYIATGGMELGATTAMTFGFREREEVLHLLEYLTGLRMNHAFIRPGGVAQDLPTDWKEKVSEFVKTMDERLPLYDKLFTGQPIWRNRLKGVGYLPVDACLALGVTGPVLRSAGLPWDLRKIEPYSRYDEFEFDVPTSTEADCWGRYLCRVEEMHQSLRIIRQCLKKIEPGPVMVEDRKIAWPAQLSISSDGMGNSLEHVRKIMGQSMESLIHHFKLVTEGFKVPAGQVYSPIESPRGELGFHLVSDGGTRPVRVHVREPSFVNLQSLPAMSEGGLVADVIAAVASVDPVMGGVDR, from the coding sequence GTGACTACCGATCGACTCGCGGACGTCAGCACCGGCACCGACACGAGCGACACCGGCCGCGACAGTGTCGACTACGCCGAATCGCGCGACACCACCGAAGGCCGCATCTACCACGTCTCCGGCGGTGACTGGGACGACGTGCTGGAGGACGCCCAGCACGACGAGCGGATCGTCATCAACATGGGCCCCCAGCACCCGTCCACGCACGGCGTGCTCCGGCTCGTGCTGGAGCTGGAGGGCGAGACCGTCACCCAGCTCCGCTCGGTCATCGGCTACCTGCACACCGGCATCGAGAAGAACTGCGAGTACCGGACCTGGACCCAGGGCGTCACGTTCGTTACGCGCATGGACTACCTGTCCCCGCTGTTCAACGAGCTGGGCTACTGCCTCGGCGTGGAGAAGCTGCTCGGCATCCGCGCCCCGCGCCGGGCCGAACTGATCCGCGTCATGCTGTGCGAGATCAACCGCATCGGCTCGCACCTGGTCTACATCGCCACCGGCGGCATGGAGCTGGGCGCGACCACCGCGATGACCTTCGGGTTCCGCGAGCGGGAAGAGGTCCTGCACCTGCTGGAGTACCTGACCGGGCTGCGCATGAACCACGCGTTCATCCGCCCCGGCGGCGTCGCGCAGGACCTGCCGACCGACTGGAAGGAGAAGGTGAGCGAGTTCGTCAAGACGATGGACGAGCGCCTTCCCTTGTACGACAAGCTGTTCACCGGTCAGCCGATCTGGCGCAACCGGCTCAAGGGCGTCGGGTACCTGCCGGTCGACGCGTGCCTCGCGCTCGGCGTCACCGGGCCGGTGCTGCGCTCCGCGGGCCTGCCGTGGGACCTGCGCAAGATCGAGCCGTACTCGCGCTACGACGAGTTCGAGTTCGACGTGCCGACCTCGACCGAGGCCGACTGCTGGGGCCGGTACCTGTGCCGGGTCGAGGAGATGCACCAGTCGCTGCGGATCATCCGGCAGTGCCTGAAGAAGATCGAGCCGGGCCCGGTGATGGTGGAGGACCGCAAGATCGCGTGGCCCGCGCAGCTGTCGATCTCCAGCGACGGCATGGGCAACTCGCTCGAGCACGTCCGCAAGATCATGGGCCAGTCGATGGAGTCCCTGATCCACCACTTCAAGCTGGTCACCGAGGGCTTCAAGGTGCCTGCGGGCCAGGTGTACTCGCCGATCGAGTCGCCGCGCGGCGAGCTGGGCTTCCACCTCGTCTCCGACGGCGGCACCCGCCCGGTGCGCGTGCACGTGCGGGAACCGAGTTTCGTCAACCTGCAGTCCCTGCCGGCGATGTCAGAGGGCGGCCTGGTGGCGGACGTGATCGCGGCGGTCGCGTCCGTGGACCCGGTCATGGGCGGAGTGGATCGATGA
- a CDS encoding NADH-quinone oxidoreductase subunit C — translation MTEEKPEPGGEQSSAQRPDTGLEPRGPRPAQPIVAGRERRGMFGVSDSGDTSGYGGLRLPAYLPPPAERPYGGWFDEFADQFFAALAENDVPADAVHQVTVDRGEITLYVDRAHLVAMCRILRDDAGLRFELCSSVSGVDYGPDVPQRLHSVYHLTSMTYRRRIRLEVAVDVEDAHIPSIVEVYPTADWQEREAWDLFGIVYDGHPALTRILMPDDWDGHPQRKDYPLGGIPVEYKGAEIPPPDQRRSYS, via the coding sequence ATGACCGAGGAAAAGCCCGAACCCGGCGGGGAACAGTCCAGCGCCCAGCGCCCGGACACCGGCCTGGAGCCGCGTGGGCCGCGCCCGGCGCAGCCGATCGTCGCGGGCCGTGAGCGCCGCGGGATGTTCGGTGTCTCCGACAGCGGGGACACCTCCGGTTACGGCGGCCTGCGGCTGCCCGCCTACCTGCCGCCACCGGCGGAACGGCCCTACGGCGGCTGGTTCGACGAGTTCGCCGACCAGTTCTTCGCCGCGCTGGCCGAGAACGACGTGCCCGCCGACGCGGTGCACCAGGTGACCGTCGATCGCGGCGAGATCACGCTCTACGTCGATCGCGCGCACCTCGTCGCGATGTGCCGCATCCTGCGCGACGACGCCGGGCTGCGGTTCGAGCTGTGCAGCTCGGTGTCCGGTGTGGACTACGGGCCGGACGTGCCGCAGCGGCTGCACTCGGTGTACCACCTGACGTCGATGACCTACCGCCGGCGCATCCGGCTGGAGGTCGCCGTCGACGTCGAGGACGCGCACATCCCGTCCATCGTGGAGGTCTACCCGACGGCGGACTGGCAGGAACGCGAGGCGTGGGACCTGTTCGGCATCGTCTACGACGGCCACCCGGCCCTGACGCGGATCCTCATGCCGGACGACTGGGACGGCCACCCGCAGCGCAAGGACTACCCGCTCGGCGGGATCCCGGTGGAGTACAAGGGCGCGGAGATCCCGCCCCCCGATCAGCGGAGGTCGTACTCGTGA
- a CDS encoding NADH-quinone oxidoreductase subunit A, which translates to MSQFHLAQAASGPGLEMYLPLVLLFVLAAAFAVFSVLLGPLVGPRRYNRAKQMAYECGIEPSPQPLVGGGRMPVAYYITAMLFILFDIEMVFLYPFAVSADALGLFGLVEIVLFIATVGFAYAYVWRRGGLDWN; encoded by the coding sequence ATGTCGCAGTTCCACCTCGCGCAGGCCGCCTCGGGGCCCGGCCTTGAGATGTACCTGCCGCTGGTCCTCCTGTTCGTCCTCGCCGCGGCCTTCGCGGTGTTCTCCGTGCTGCTCGGCCCGCTGGTGGGCCCGCGCCGGTACAACCGGGCGAAGCAGATGGCCTACGAGTGCGGGATCGAACCGTCCCCGCAGCCGCTGGTGGGCGGCGGCCGCATGCCGGTCGCCTACTACATCACCGCGATGCTGTTCATCCTGTTCGACATCGAAATGGTCTTCCTCTACCCGTTCGCCGTCTCGGCGGACGCGCTCGGCCTGTTCGGCCTGGTGGAGATCGTCTTGTTCATCGCGACCGTCGGCTTCGCCTACGCCTACGTCTGGCGTCGCGGCGGGCTCGACTGGAACTAG